attcatcacaaaaccctcaactttgcaagttccaaacaaaacaaaactgaaagaaattggaaggctaattcgggcccagcctaattttcataccctttgtttcagtgggcagtgctcgctcaagcatgaataatttTCCAACTTGTTGGTGTCATTTGATATTTGACTTCATTGGCAGCcttttcaaaagtgtatagttttctTGGGGGGACACACTGTATTAGCTTGAAGAATGATTCTAAATTTGTAAGAATTATCAAACCTAAAATCCATGTTTTCTAGAAAAATTGAAGAAGGGCAAAGACATAAGGTTAGTTTTGATAAGTAATTCCTCCCATTTTTCACCAAGAGGtagtttgtgatttttttctcaggAAATTTATTTCTTACATCTGATGAGTATTTTGATTTCACTCAAAATTTTCTGCCTATTTTAGGGGATGATACCATGCCTGCCAATCTGGGACTTCTAGATCAACGTCAGGCTTTAATTTGGATACAAGAAAATATAGCTGGTAAGTATAATTAGGTGAAAAAACAAATTGAGTTTATTTCATGATTAGTCCTTGTTATTTGATGTTTGCAGGAGGTACAGGTTATTGTGTAAAGATTGATCTTATACTCATAGTGATTGATCCATAAACATTAAAACAAACAGACAGTATAATGAAACTAATTTAACAATTGGAATACTGAAAGAACCAATATTAGAGTGAATACCTGTGAGAAAAATAAACCTACTAAAAAGAGTGATATCATAATTGAATATAACATGTACAGTTCTATGATAAACCTAgacaaagatgaaaaaataatcaaCTAAGATTGCATACTGAAACTGATGTTTTGGGTTTGAGTCTTATTATTTGGATTgtattatgaaatatatgacaaaatgtatttcttaccacCAGCTGAAAGCAAGGAATTGTTAAGAAGCTACTCACAAGGAATACCTTGTTTTTGAAATAAGAAGATTCTGTTGTTTTTGGTTAAAATATACCTGATTGAttgggtaataatatgatgttTATTTAGAAAATGTTCATGTTGTCACTTTTCATGTTAATAGCATTTGGTGGTGATCCTAGTAGAGTTACAATTTTTGGAGAAAGTGCTGGATCTGGGAGCGTGAACCTCCATCTTCTATCAACCATGAGTGCTGGGCTGTTTTCTGGTGCTATTATGCAGGTCCAGTATCTCTTTGATTGGATattgatgatcataataaatttgatTACAGTACATGGTTTTGATGCTGATGAAGGATATGATTGTGCAGATATAGCATCAGTGGTGTTAAGGTGTAGCTGTTAAGGCCCAGGATATACCCTGGATACCTTATAGTGTTTGTGTTGTCATGGTATTGTTATAGGATTGGTGATGCGATGGTTAAATATTGATGGTATTATAAGATATAATGATAGTACaacttataaagcatttaatCATATCCACTCAGAAAAGTTCTGAAGGCACTCATTGTCAATATTTCACAGACAGGACACTGGTGGTTTGTGACTTGTGATATTGATAGCACACAGTAAAGGAAATGAATGGTGTGATATTCAAGGATTAGACAGCATTGAGTTGTTAATtaatttcatcaattttcattaaatgtttCATAAATTTACATTTAGTATTGTGTAATCTTTGATGCATTCATAGCATTTTAAACcatatactattattaattaatGTAGAGTGGTGCTTTGGCCATGTGGACACATCACTCTGACAAGCAAACCACAGTTGATATGACCAAAGCCTTTGCAATGGAATTAGGATGTGATGTATCTTCATCTGTGGAAATTGTGACATGCCTCAGAGGAAAGTCAGTTGAAGACATGAAAAAGGTCCAGTCAAATGTAAGTTCTATCATTTCTCACTTACTGACCCTTAACATTCCTGAAGCTGAGAAATTACTGTTTGGTTTTAACCTGAATGGTTaatttagagataaatatttggatttttttaatggcttTAAGCAAAATGGTAACAAATTTAAACATGAAAGAAGCaatgataccccccccccaggttAATTATTCTCAAGATTGTCATCATTTATGTTGTTAATTTTCTGATCAGTATTGatcattactattgttattactattataattatattttgattaattatGTATGAATACCTTTTTACCAAACTCCAAAGAAACATTTAGTTATGTTGTATAATTCTAGGTAACAATGGAAATTGCTCGTTACATGGCTTCTCCTGTTCCTGATGGAGAGTTCCTACTCAAAGATCCTTACTTGTTGGCAGCAGAAGGTTCTTTCAATCCAGCAAACATCATGATAGGCTGTCTTTCTGAGGAAGGTAATATTGCTGCAATGCCTGCCATGTTCGGTCAAGAAGGACCAGGAAAGGCAGTTGTTGATGAAGAAGCTTACAGAGGATACATGACCAATGTTATGCAGATGGCTGATCCAGTAACACAGGATATTGCAGCATTTGTCTTTGGCTCTGACAAAATGGTAAGTTAAAGaattatttcttattatttgtctcATTGAGGCCCTCTCAGGtatatattaaaatattataaagtaTTAAGGCTCTTCTTTGATTTAAAGGCCATTATGATTGTACATTaactgtatgcaaatgaaggtTTTGTTAGTTACTTGTATAGTGTGCCTTCCAATGGTATCAGGGAatgcttgattttgatttgctgtTGAGCATGTACCAAAGATATTTTAATAGTAACATATTCTGCAGCAAGCACcagatgaataattaatatggGTCCAATTTTATGAAGGACAGTATTCAGAATAGGTAGTCAATAATGATAAATGTAGAAACTGAAGTAAATGTCTTTCAATTCCAAACAGTTTAGCACTCCTGCACCTGATTATGTTGAGGTGGCTTCTGGTATTCTTGGAGACACTATGTTTGTATGTCCAACATTTACCCTGGCACAGCAGATAGCTCAGGCAGGAAGGAATGTCTTTACCTACTTTATGACCCATGAACCCAGTCACTCAATGTGGGGGAAGAATATGACTGGATATGGAGCAACGCATGGAGAAGACCTACAATATGTATTTGGTATTCCTTTCCTCtatgatgttgatgaagatAAAGATTATTACATGGTAGGACGTTTGAATGAAGAAGAGATTGGACTTTCCTTGCAGATGATCAGATATTGGTCAAACTTTGGCAAGACAGGGTAAGTTAAAAGACATTCATCCGATCTATGTCAGCAAGTTGCCCATGAATACAATAGGTTCATTGCTGATTCAAATGAGAACTAACAATAGAATATTCCtaactttaaaaacaaattgcatTTCACACAAATAGTCAGATGGAAGCtgataataaaaaagagaaagatgtATATAGAGAGAAagttttcataaataaattctTTGTGTTACCACTCTTAACCATGACCATGATCGTTATAAATTTTGTGTAcgtttaaagttgaattaagaagacgattccaaatattgagatatttacattaatagcaaccttacaaccccccaaacactaagaggtgattcgaccccccattttcttttttcaaaatagtgaatttgaacgatttatccctacccattttccctgagttcgctcctgcaatgcctaccgagacgggtgttctttgagtgtgacgtcaccggggggtattcggtctcggtgtagtaaacaaggcagtgccgctttgtgtactatgcacgtacgccttcatatggaataactgcagttgaagttgtatctgcgagccatagaacttgcaaagaggaaatgattaaaatatttgtggccgtactattattccaaatatgtaaattccctcagaatgataccatagaccctaaaggaataatttcaaggtgaataatatgaaatttgatcgagatcttctcaccagtcgataacgtagcagacgtgttattatgacatatttatccgcgtgtgacgcggctcttgcaaaaaaaaacagttggttgcggaattgctttgtgccgaccggccgcccgctccggcgcagctagctgtcgagctaccgtaccgcatacctttcttgttgtcttcaaccatagatatgtatactaattactataatatccctctgtcttcaactcacttgcgaattgcgtttgtatgtgtgacggtgacccctagcgtaattaaatatagaaaacaactcagaaggccgagaaagaataatacgtttggttcaagattgttctgtggaatgagctatgagtggaaatgatccagaggatataaaagtggagtcaaagacaaaagaaaagaagaaaaaacgccaggggatcgctgcacggccatgaactaagtcgacgtaccagaccataacagtacactcaatgcctgggtgttgtgtctactagtattatgcgttcagcgcgcgctgagcgagagctgagctagccgccggaattactttccagctattcacttgattgaacatcgtgataaaataaatgagaaatagtgaaaatatcattcaataactcactgtttgctatcttacatcatgattgaagagttcatgatggttattcatactgttttttatacagggaaagtaaagatttgtacatatcagtcctatttgtttgatttgagttgctttgaaaaaaaattgtaaaatatctttctctctctgcatagcatttctgtatgacattcaggcacctcttatactaaattccccccggtgacgtcacactccgagtggcttttctgtacactcgtctctcgggctctgacaggtggctaatttcatagactttcaaagcaaaatatcgagaaggcagaggatttttgtgacatgctatctgtttgaacaacttatatatactatatattgtgtgtagaacctatatttatggaaactcacccccttcttaattcaactttaaagggGTTTTCGTAGCTTATTCGCTAATAGTTTTCTGTATTACATGTCTGCATGAGACTACTTATCCTCTTGAAAACAAAAGTTGTAAAAATCTTGATAGGTGGAAAACAtgtattcatttgaatatattttagcAATTGTATTTGTTTCTAATCATTTCTGCAGTGATCCCAACCTTTCCTCTGTTGAATCTGATGAAGTTCTGGAGGCTGATTTTCCTGTTTGGCCAAAGTACACTACAACTGAAACAGGATACAAAGAGATCACTGCTTCTTTTGAGAATAGATATGGCAATCCTAATGTCAAGAGGTGCCATTTCCTGGAAAGCATACTGCCAAAACTTCTAGGAAATGCAGGTAGGGATTCATGATCTGTGAAATACATaagtacattataacatatccTTAGAAATGCCTTTTAAACAACTAAGCGCAATTTGGGCTAAAATTTTAAAGCACAGGCTATTCTCTGTGGGAACAGtactttttatcatcatcatccttaaaAAACACTAGTATAGTAACTACGAAACTtattaaatgagaaaaataatattccaGTAGTCACTTAATTGCTTATCTTTTGTaacatcaaataaatatttcatgaatgataaatgaattttatttcttgTTACTCTATTGAactagggttttttttttcaggggagACTCTTGAGCTCACCAGACCAAGCCCAAATTTGCTATATTTTATTACAGTTGAATTTGAACACTATATTGGGGGAGGGTTTTTTTAGCctttctggtgggtgtttcataaatctgttcTTAGAGTTACGCACAAATTTATGCACGACTAGAACATTTTCTTAGCTGCTTAGTCAGTTACATAAGGATATATTGTTTAGCACAAAAAGGGCCACCAGTCATGTGGAAAATCATTCTTAATTTaagaacagctttgtgaaacacccaccaggaattGTGGAAGTATTTTTAGGACAAATTCTCCCATAGCGCTTGTGTGAACCCAGTCTTTGCCATGTCTGTAATCTAGGTTCATACACCGTATATTTACTGAgatgaatcaaaattaatattaccaaaatgttacattttggtattagaaaattaagaaatttcaaatttattttcataggggtatatgaaattataataCCATTTCTCATTTTCCTGAATGATCACTCCTTAATTTACACCTAAGTCATCTCCCTTGTTTTTACTGAAATAGTATTGGACTTGAACTATCTGTTTATTGTGCTCTTATATTTGTGTGTTCACTATAGATCAAGATGTgttatttctataaaaaaattactctcttcatatttatttattcatttttgtttatacaGCTGAGATGGAGCGATTGAAATCACTGTTGGAAGAGAAAGTCAGTGATGACAGTAATAAAAGCTGTGATGATCCTGAGTCATGCCCATAGACCTACCATCTAACAAAGATTTATCTGCTAAGATCATGATAGAAGTATTAAATGTGATTTTATAAACAATATAACTATTGtgcaaatatatacaaatttatttgcAATAATATAGAACTAGGAAACAATCATAATTTAGTAAATGCTATGTGTTTACTAGGTTTTGAGAGATTCCCCAATATTATTGACTTGAAAAGTCATATGATTCAAGTCATATTATGTGGATGTTAAAAAGTGTATGAACTTTTGAGCtctaaatcaatattttccaGTGCATGTTTGACTTCAATTAAAATTGAAGTTGTCCACAGATGGATTGCAATtttaattgaaacaaaattcaaGTGAATAATATTCATTACTTAGATGggtaaaataatgaatgcttGGTCAGTATTATTGTAAGCCAAAACATTGAGTATTGATTGCTGAGCTGCAGCTTCAGTTCTAAATTATGAAAGATTTTTCGATATGCTGAATATATTGTAATCACTT
This genomic interval from Lytechinus pictus isolate F3 Inbred chromosome 3, Lp3.0, whole genome shotgun sequence contains the following:
- the LOC129256828 gene encoding cholinesterase 1-like, coding for MSLTNLASFLVVASFLFLSLTVADDSGINDDQQPVVKTATATIRGKRFEVSSKLLPGFERTVDVYSRLPYADPPVGDLRYTRPVPRSIEGDFEATRDPIGCAQVLSPFFVMDIPFSEDCLYLDVTVPNPKPNNGAVMVWIHGGGYHVGAGRMSEKDTLFYAARADVILVTMNYRLGMLGFMTTGDDTMPANLGLLDQRQALIWIQENIAAFGGDPSRVTIFGESAGSGSVNLHLLSTMSAGLFSGAIMQSGALAMWTHHSDKQTTVDMTKAFAMELGCDVSSSVEIVTCLRGKSVEDMKKVQSNVTMEIARYMASPVPDGEFLLKDPYLLAAEGSFNPANIMIGCLSEEGNIAAMPAMFGQEGPGKAVVDEEAYRGYMTNVMQMADPVTQDIAAFVFGSDKMFSTPAPDYVEVASGILGDTMFVCPTFTLAQQIAQAGRNVFTYFMTHEPSHSMWGKNMTGYGATHGEDLQYVFGIPFLYDVDEDKDYYMVGRLNEEEIGLSLQMIRYWSNFGKTGDPNLSSVESDEVLEADFPVWPKYTTTETGYKEITASFENRYGNPNVKRCHFLESILPKLLGNAAEMERLKSLLEEKVSDDSNKSCDDPESCP